The following is a genomic window from Corallococcus soli.
GCAGCCGCCCACCAGGTACGCCTGGTGGCCGTGCTGGTGCAGCCGCAGCACCACCTTGAGCGCGTCCGGATCCATCTCGTCCGGGTCGATCTCCGCCGGCTCGCCGGTGCGCGTGGTGGTGGGCGCCTGGAGCTCCGGCTCGTTCGCCGCGGGCTCCGGCTCCGGCTCCAGGATGACGGCCTCGGGCTCCTCGGCCTCGTCGCCCGCTTCGGCGGCGGCCTGGGCGTCCTCGGCCTCCGCGGCCTTCAGGGCCTCGGTGGCGCGGCGGATTTCATCGCTCACCTCGGGGTCGACCGGGCTGGCCTCCTCGGGGTCCTCGTCGTCGTCGAAGCCCTCGTCGTCCGCGTCCGCGGAGAAGGAGGGCTCGGTGCCATTGTCGAAAGGGGCCTCGGGGGCCCGGGCTTCAGGTTCACTGGGACGCACGGAGGAGTCCGCCGGCTCGGTGGCCGCGGTGCGCTCCTCCTGGCCCGTCAGGTCCAGGGGGGAAGACATAGAAAGTACCTCGTGCGCGGACCCGGAGGACTCCACCGCTGCCGCCTCAAAGGAGGCCTCTCCGCGCGCGTCGTCTCCGGGCGCGGCTGGCAGCGTTCCGCCAAGGGGCGGGGGATGGGTCGGGTCTCGCGTCATTCGCCTCGGAAGGGCTGCCGTCTATCACGCATCCTCCCACCCATGGGGGCTGCGCTTAAGGACATTCGTCAGGGACGTGCGGGGTCCACCAGGGCCCCCCCGCCCGCCCTCCAGGCGCCGGTATCACCCGGCGCCCCACGCCCTCGAAAGGCGCCCTTCCAGGGCTAACACCCGGCCCCCGCCCCATCCGGGCACCCTGCCCCGGGCGACGGGCACGCCGGGCCCTCCTGGACGGTCCCCAAGCAGGCAGGCACCCGCCGCCACCCGGCCATGGGAGCCCCCGCGTGGAACGGGCGGGAAGCCCGTCAGGTCGAGGGCTTCGTGGAGCGACCCTTGTGGGTCCGGGGCAGCGCGTGGGAGATGAGCGACACGTAGTCCACCGCCTGCACCTTCGGCGGGGGTGGCTGCGTGCCCAGCGCGGCCAGGCGCTTGCTGAACGCGGCCAGGATGTCCGGCACGGGCCGCATCGCCTTGAGCAGCGCGTTGGGCCCCTCCATCGCCTGGGACAGCGCGATGGCGGCCTGCTGCAGCGGCAGGCCGCGCCTCAGCAGGTCCTGGAAGGAGTTCGACAGCGTGATGATGTTGTGCCCCGCCGTCTGCACCATCTCCACGGCGATCTTCAGCACCTGGGGCGCCGTGAGGTGGCCATCCGCCAGCAGCACCAGGGCCGCCTGGAAGTAGTTGAAGATGGGCACCACGCGCGGCCCGTAGGCCGTGAAGTGCGCGGGCGGCGTCAGCCGGTCCAGGTGGATGAAGATGCGGCGCACGGGGTCCGCCACCGGGATCTTCTTCCACGCCTCGTGCACCCGCGCGACGTCGTCCGGGTACACCCCGCCCGCCTCCAGCACCTGCGACAGCACGCGCTCGTCCACCCGGCCCGCGATGAGGTCCGCGTAGAGCGAATAGATGAACGCGTCCGCCTCCGCGTCGTCGCCGAAGAGGACCTCCTCCGCCTCCACGGGCGCGTGGATGCGGCTCTCCAGGATGACGGGCAGCTTGTAGCCCACCTGTCCGCGCAGGGCCCGGAAGCGCCCGCGCAGCAGGTTGCTGACGTTGTCCTTGAGGACGAACTCGTCCCACTGGACGCCGTCCAGCTTGAGCTTCTCCTCCAGCACCGCGCGCATCTGCTTGGGGCTGCCGGACACGATGCACAGCCGCGAGTCCCCCTGCTCCGCCAGCTCCCGGATGAGCGCGGAGGCGCCCGGCACGGCGACCTTCTCATG
Proteins encoded in this region:
- a CDS encoding phosphatase domain-containing protein gives rise to the protein MSLPDRIDPRPPRRIYRWDLDKTYLQTDFESLRDLFRTAFQKAHEKVAVPGASALIRELAEQGDSRLCIVSGSPKQMRAVLEEKLKLDGVQWDEFVLKDNVSNLLRGRFRALRGQVGYKLPVILESRIHAPVEAEEVLFGDDAEADAFIYSLYADLIAGRVDERVLSQVLEAGGVYPDDVARVHEAWKKIPVADPVRRIFIHLDRLTPPAHFTAYGPRVVPIFNYFQAALVLLADGHLTAPQVLKIAVEMVQTAGHNIITLSNSFQDLLRRGLPLQQAAIALSQAMEGPNALLKAMRPVPDILAAFSKRLAALGTQPPPPKVQAVDYVSLISHALPRTHKGRSTKPST